From a single Capsicum annuum cultivar UCD-10X-F1 chromosome 12, UCD10Xv1.1, whole genome shotgun sequence genomic region:
- the LOC107850240 gene encoding NAC domain-containing protein 78-like → MEQEGALVLVPAAVVATPNRVVPPPPPPTSLAPGFRFHPTDEELVRYYLRRKACAKPFRFQAVAEIDVYKSEPWELAEYSSLKTRDLEWYFFSPVDRKYGNGSRLNRATGKGYWKATGKDRPVRHKSQTIGMKKTLVFHSGRAPDGKRTNWVMHEYRLADEELDRAGVVQDAFVLCRIFQKSGLGPPNGDRYAPFIEEEWDDDTALMVPGGEAEDDVGNGDEAQVEGHDLDQLAVGSSKQDALGKAPCQSENLAEPRPLTFVCKRERSEELEPLSLAQSKRSKHDDPSSSHANGSEDSTTSQQDPPTLMMTTSYSPALLTFPVLEPPEPKESQPSNPLTFDSSNLEKSVPPGYLRFISNLENQILNVSMEKETARIEVMRAQAMINVLQSRIDLLNKENEDLRKLVRNG, encoded by the exons ATGGAGCAAGAAGGAGCACTTGTTTTAGTACCGGCTGCAGTGGTCGCAACGCCGAATAGGGTAGTgccgccaccaccaccaccgACGTCGTTAGCGCCAGGTTTTCGGTTTCATCCAACTGATGAGGAGTTGGTGAGGTACTATCTAAGGAGGAAGGCTTGTGCAAAGCCATTTCGATTTCAGGCTGTTGCTGAAATTGATGTTTACAAATCTGAACCTTGGGAACTTGCTG AGTATTCATCTCTGAAGACCAGAGATTTAGAGTGGTACTTTTTCAGCCCTGTAGATAGGAAGTATGGGAATGGATCTCGACTTAATAGAGCTACTGGCAAAGGCTATTGGAAAGCTACTGGGAAGGATCGTCCTGTTCGCCACAAATCTCAGACCATTGGAATGAAGAAAACGCTTGTCTTCCATAGTGGTCGAGCTCCTGATGGTAAGAGAACTAATTGGGTGATGCATGAGTACAGACTTGCCGATGAAGAATTGGACAGAGCTGGAGTTGTGCAG GATGCTTTTGTACTTTGTAGAATCTTCCAAAAGAGTGGATTAGGACCTCCTAACGGTGACAGATATGCGCCATTTATTGAGGAGGAATGGGATGACGACACAGCTCTCATGGTTCCCGGAGGAGAGGCAGAGGATGATGTGGGCAATGGTGATGAAGCGCAAGTCGAGGGACATGACCTTGACCAG CTGGCTGTCGGATCATCAAAGCAGGATGCACTCGGGAAGGCTCCTTGCCAAAGTGAGAACCTGGCTGAGCCCCGACCTCTGACGTTTGTTTGCAAGAGGGAAAGGTCTGAAGAACTCGAACCCCTCTCCTTAGCTCAAAGCAAAAGATCCAAGCATGATGATCCTAGCTCTAGCCATGCAAATGGTTCGGAAGATTCAACCACTAGCCAACAAGATCCACCAACTTTGATGATGACGACAAGTTACTCCCCAGCTCTCTTAACATTCCCCGTGTTAGAACCCCCTGAACCAAAAGAAAGCCAACCTTCTAACCCTCTTACTTTTGACTCTTCCAACCTTGAAAAATCTGTTCCTCCAGGTTACCTGAGGTTCATTAGCAATTTAGAGAATCAGATACTAAATGTGTCCATGGAGAAGGAGACGGCAAGGATTGAAGTGATGAGAGCTCAAGCTATGATCAACGTTCTTCAATCGCGCATCGATCTCTTGAACAAGGAGAACGAGGACTTGAGGAAACTCGTCCGAAATGGTTAG